One segment of Brassica napus cultivar Da-Ae chromosome C3, Da-Ae, whole genome shotgun sequence DNA contains the following:
- the LOC106421857 gene encoding uncharacterized protein LOC106421857 → MASPTNDAKAATKMFSSIIFPRFGVPRVVISDGGTHFINKAFQGFLKKNGVRHKVAIAYHPQTSGQVEVSNREIKSILQKTVNTSRKDLSLKMDDALWAYRTAYKTPLGTTPYHLVYGKACHLPVELEYKAAWAVKLLNFDIKPATERRMIQIHELEEIRHLAYESSKIYKEKTKAYHDKRIIFRRFKPNDKVLFFNSRLRLFPDKLKSKWSGPFTVKEVRPYRAVVLLDRKGDEFVVNGQRLKHYLADSTIAEGEKIPLSAPPSA, encoded by the coding sequence ATGGCGAGTCCCACTAATGATGCAAAAGCGGCGACTAAGATGTTCAGCTCCATCATCTTTCCGAGATTTGGAGTGCCTCGAGTGGTCATTAGCGATGGTGGaacacacttcatcaacaaggcaTTTCAGGGCTTCTTAAAGAAGAATGGAGTAAGGCACAAGGTGGCGATCGCTTATCATCCACAGACGAGTGGACAGGTTGAGGTTTCCAACAGGGAGATCAAGAGCATTCTCCAGAAAACTGTCAACACCTCACGAAAGGACTTGTCACTTAAGATGGACGATGCCCTATGGGCCTACAGAACGGCCTACAAAACGCCGCTAGGGACCACCCCCTATCACCTGGTCTACGGTAAGGCGTGTCACCTTCCTGTCGAACTCGAATACAAGGCTGCATGGGCAGTCAAGTTACTGAATTTCGACATCAAGCCAGCAACTGAAAGGCGCATGATCCAAATCCATGAGCTGGAAGAGATAAGGCACCTCGCCTATGAAAGCtccaaaatttataaagaaaagacCAAGGCCTACCATGACAAGCGAATCATTTTCAGACGTTTCAAACCCAACGATAAGGTCTTGTTTTTCAATTCAAGGCTGAGGTTGTTCCCAGACAAGCTGAAGTCTAAATGGTCCGGACCCTTCACTGTTAAGGAAGTTCGACCCTACAGAGCTGTTGTGTTATTGGACAGAAAAGGAGATGAGTTCGTAGTGAATGGACAGCGCTTAAAGCATTACCTTGCTGACTCCACTATCGCAGAGGGCGAAAAAATTCCCCTAAGCGCTCCCCCATCAGCCTGA
- the LOC106421858 gene encoding uncharacterized protein LOC106421858, translating into MFRITSRMMLGGERISDYDMIEKTLSTFHPENVVLQQQYRANGYTHYSELMQVLLVAEQNNQLVTLNHQARPTRSAPFLEANVASSSYDNRRGRGRRRGGNRYHGRGRGRGRRLRPYDERNNKDFHENERNEKDRDDKRKTGKVCYRCGMKGHWGKEKGRGETNFISDEPGPSFHGLNDDTHLDVSDFLVEPESIDE; encoded by the exons ATGTTCAGAATTACTTCGAGGATGATGTTAGGTGGAGAGAGAATAAGTGATTATGATATGATCGAGAAAACTCTCTCCACTTTCCATCCTGAAAATGTAGtcctacaacaacagtaccgggCGAATGGATATACCCATTACTCGGAGTTGATGCAAGTCCTCCTTGTAGCGGAGCAGAATAATCAACTCGTGACTTTAAACCATCAAGCTCGTCCCACTAGATCTGCTCCATTCCTAGAAGCAAATGTTGCATCATCCAGTTATGATAATAGGAGAGGACGAGGTCGTCGACGTGGTGGAAACCGTTATcatggtcgtggaagaggacgaggaagaagattaCGTCCCTATgatgaaagaaataataaagactTCCACGAAAATGAAAGGAATGAAAAAGACCGGGATGATAAAAGGAAAACGGGAAAGGTTTGCTATAGATGCGGCATGAAAGGTCATTGG ggaaaagagaaaggaagaggTGAAACAAACTTCATCTCTGATGAACCCGGACCATCCTTTCATGGTTTAAACGATGATACTCATCTCGACGTATCAGACTTTCTGGTTGAGCCAGAGAGTATCGATGAGTGA